The segment CCGTTCCCGTCTACTACCCCGACGCCACCCGCATCCTGGGCAAGCCCGTGTACCGCCGCGTGGCCGACGTCCCCGGCCCCGTGGACATGGTGAACGTGTTCCGCCGGTCGGAAGACGTAGCACCGCACGTGGACGACATCCTCGCTGCCAAGCCGAAGGCCGTATGGATGCAGAGCGGAATCCGCAACGAGCAGGCGGCGCAGCGCTTCGCCGAGGCCGGCATCAAGGTGGTCCAGGACCGCTGCCTGATGGTGGAGCACCGCCGCGTCGCGCGCTGACGGAGCAGCCGTTTTGCAAGTGCCCCCGCCGCAACGACATGCAGCGGTGTAGGGAAAACGACTACAACGCGTAGTCGCCGGCCGGATATTGCCGGAGTGCGGGGTGGGTGTTATATGGGGTGGCTCGACAGAGCGGCCGGGCGCGGGCAGGGTCCGGAGGCAGGTGAAAAGCCGCGTGCAGGCGGGCGCATGACCGGGCGCCCGGGTGCAAGCGGCCCAATGGTATTCTCCGTTCAGGCAGACGAATGACAAAGGTCCTTCGCATCGCGGTGATGGCGCTGCTCCCCATCGCGGCCGCGGCTTCGTGCCGCGACTACTCGCCGCCGGATGCGCCCGAGCAGCCCATCGCGTTCTACCACACCGTGCACGCGCGCGACAACAAGATCCCG is part of the Longimicrobium sp. genome and harbors:
- a CDS encoding CoA-binding protein, whose protein sequence is MESDWRQNLVTTSDGIAQLLRDTRRIAVLGIKTEAQAGQPAFYVPEYLHNAGLDVVPVPVYYPDATRILGKPVYRRVADVPGPVDMVNVFRRSEDVAPHVDDILAAKPKAVWMQSGIRNEQAAQRFAEAGIKVVQDRCLMVEHRRVAR